The DNA segment ACTCGATagaatatttatctttttattactCGTTTAAAGAGCAAGAAAGAACTGGGCTTGAAGCCCACAAGGCCTGAATGACTGAATAAAGAAGAGTTAGCCTACCAGCCATACTCAAGAGGCGACTAGTCTAAGAGTTCAGTCTTCTAGTTATTAGCGGAATCAAGAGATCACATCTTCTAATGCTGAATGCTTGGAGCAAAGTGGCATTTCCAAGTAAAGTATACAGAGAGGAGATGGCGATAGAATGAATCTTGATTGCACTGATCCAGCATCAGTTTGCTGAGACCGGAACATAACATGGAGGTCTTTTGAATATTCATTCCGAGACATGCTAGAACTCTGCAAGGACTTGAAGAACTCTCCAGAAAGATGATTCAAAAACTTCCAAAGGTATCAACAAGTCATCAATAAACATACGTAAGCTTGACTTCTTTGCAGCCCAGATGATAGTTGACTACTCCAGTTACCAGTTGTCTTATTTAGCATATGGGACAAAACATTCATTATCATCACAAAGAGAACTGGTGAAAGGGGGCCACCTTGCTGCAATCTTGAGTTCCTTTGAAGTTTCCAGAAGTAACCTAGTTAATACTCACTAAGAACGTAGGTGTATACACACAAGCTCCAATCTTCTCAATAAATACCGTTGGAACATTATAAGCCTGAAGAGTAGATAGAAAGAAATTACACCCGACAGAATCAAAGGCTATAGAGATATCTACCTTTAGTGTGATTCTACTGTGGATATTGCCTTTGTAATATCCCTCGAGAACTTCTGAAGCTAGAAGACCATTTTCCAATAGAAATCGATCATTGACAAATGCCGCCTGGTTGGGCAAAATGAGATCTGGAAAGATCGCCTTTAGTCTCGCCGTTATTAAACAGAAGATGAGCTTGTATATTGCGTTAATACGTGATGTTTGACATAATTATTCCTGAATCTCCCCAGCTCATGGTCTATTTTGAAGTAGAACCAAAGAAGTTACATTAAGAGCGGATGGCATTAAGTGGTCTAAAGAACATAAGGATTTCTCGGGTGAAATAAGCACCTTTGAATTGTCAACTTGCCTTGAAAAACTCAACCGGGAACCATCAGAACCAGGGTTTTTCTTTGGATCATTTTAAAAGACTATTTTTATGGACTCGGTTGTAACTGGCACAAGTAGAGAAGTTAGTTGAGCCGAGGAACATTTCTTCGAGATGAAAGCATGAAAGATCTCTGTTAATTGAGGGAAATGGATTCCCCTAACTGAGTCCAAAATACCAGAGAAATGATTGACTACTAGCTCATGAACCTCTTGCAAAGAAGCTGTTCGAGTTTCATCAAATTTAAGAAGATGTTTGATAGTGTTTGAAGTATTTCTAGCCATTGTAACCTGATGAAAAAAGAGTATTACAATCACCATCTCCAAGCCATTTGATTCTAGATCGCTGTTAGCTAATATTTATCATTCATATGAAGGGAAAATgaacattttattttctaactaTTGAAATCAGCaaatttaaaattgaagtaTTATTCGCACGATTTTGAGCCCCAATTAAATGTTgacttaaaaaattaatgataaaaataataagagGTTAAGTTATTAACGGGGCCGTTAATATTATATGcatttgttcttcttctttttttgccaTCGAAAGAGCCATTTCATTTCTAGTTTGTCACCCTCAGTTTAGCTTGTGGGGCTAAccaacttggtgcaaaagggtttacaaagGCTGTATCAGAAGCACATGATCGGGCACCTTTTGCAAAGCTATCCGCACGGAAATTCAAAGATCTAGGAATATAAGCAACATATATTTCAGAAAATTCTTTGGAAAGAGCTTGTATTTCATCGAGTTCCAAGGCCAGAGCAGGCCAATCTTCTTTCTTTTGGATGAGTTTCACTAGTTGTTCACATTCTGTTTCAAATACCATCTCTCTGCGTCCAAAGTTCAGTATCTCTTGCATTGCCCATAGCAAACCTTCAGCTTCCGCCtgcagtggtgatttggtgcATATATTGGCATTGCCCATAGCAAACCTTCAGCTTCCGCCtgcagtggtgatttggtgcATATATTGGTCCTCGCTCCATACAACATTGGAAAGTCAACGtccattaacacaaagccaaTTCCAGTtatgtctctttcatttatccaggaGGCGTCAACTTGGCATCTCCATCTGGCCTGAGCGTTTCTCTGCGGGGGACCACTCGTATCCATTACCTCAAAACCCAAATCAGTCTCCAAAATCTCCTCTGCACTCTGAGCTATCCTCCAACACTCTGCTTCTTTACTTGTTGTATGCATGGTGTCTAAATGTGAAATGTCCTTGTTGTTGAAGACCTTTTCGTTGCGAGCCTTCCATATGTACCATATAGTCCATGGGAATCCAGCCAACAATTGCGGGTCGACGCCTCATTCCTTTGCTCGCCATTGTAAATAATCTATCTTTGCATAGAGAGATTGGCACGGGAACACACCCGAAATTGTAGGAACAGAGGACAAAGCCTAAGCTTGAAAAGCAGGCGGACATTCAAAGAGCGTGTGATTAATAGGCTCATACTCAGCTCCACAACGCACACATGAACTGTCTCTGGTACAGTGACGAGCTTTGAGTTGGCCTGAAGTCGCTATATAACCGGAGACAGCTTGCCATAGAAGGTGTTCTAGTTTTCTCTGCGCTTGAGTCTTCCACACTGTTTTTTTAAGGCCAGTAGTGCTTGGTTCTAACATCGGTGGGGAGGCTTGTTTAAGTCGCAGGTCGCGAGCTACATTGTAACCCATTTTTACCGTATACAGCCCAGATTTTGAGAAGTCCCAACAAAAACTATCCTTTCGACCTGTCCGGCTAATGCGGATCGATGAGATTATCGGGATGTCAGCATTATCAACGAACTCGTTAAGCATCTCCATGTTCCATGTCTGTGAATTAAAGTCTATAAGATGATGTACCCGAAGATCAGGGTCTCTATGGTTATCGTTCCCAGAGGCTGCTCTAGTTGGCATGGTCGGGAGCCATAAGTCTTCCCACACATTTGTATCATACCCGTTCCCTATCTTCTTCCTCAGGCCCTGTTGTAGGATTGGCCGTGAGGCCAATAGACTcttccagccatatgacggatTGCTCGCATTGTCCACGCTCATAGGATTGCAGTGACGGTAATAGTGGCCCTTTAGAACACGTGCAAGTAAGGAATTTGGATACTTAAGCAGTCGCCACACTTGTTTTGCTAGCAGAGCTAAATTGAAATCTCTGAAATCTCAGAAGCCTAAGCCACCACATTCAAGTGGGATACATATCTTATCCCATGCTACCCAGTGCAGACCTTTATTATTTTGCTTAGTACTCTACTAGTATCGAGATACTGCACTCGTCAGCTTCTGCGTAATACCCCGAGGCAGAAGGTAGCAGGACATAACATATGTAGGAACTGCTTGGGCTATCGACTTGATTTGAACTTCTTTTCCACCTTTGGAGAGGAGTTTAGAAGACCATGAATTTGCTCGATCGTTTAATCGTTCTTGAACGAAGCTGAACACATGTTTTTTGGAGCCACAAATCTTTTCTGGTAGGCCGAGATACATTCCCATGTCACCTTCTTGATTAATAGCAAGCGACCGTTTCAGGTCAGTTTTTAGGGACGCTACGACCTTAGAACCGAACAGAACTGAAGATTTTGCTTTATTCAGTTGCTGTCCTGAGGCTTGTCCGTAGACCTCAATAAGATGCATCAGCTCTTTGCAATCTTCAACTTCAGCTTTGCAGAAAAAAAGAGAATCGTCCGCAAACAGTAAGTGCGATACAGCTGGGCAAGCTCGTGCGATTATCATTCcagtaaatttattttcttgttccGCTTGCTTGATCTGCGATATCAGAACGTCCGTGCAAAGAATAAATAGAAATGGCGATAAGGGATCGCCCTGTCGTAGTCCACGAGAAGGTGTTATGCTCCCTTTAGCTTCTCCATTAATAAGAACTTGGTATGATACCGAGGAAACACACCGCATAATCAAATGAATCCATCGGGGATCAAATCCCATTTTTCCCATGAGAATTTCGAGAAAGCTCCATTCCACCCGGTCGTACGCTTTGCTCATGTCTGTCTTGATGGCTATGTATTTATTTTGGCAGCTCTGGTTTGTGGAGAGCGTGGAACATCTCTTGAGCTACCATGATGTTGTCTATGATCAGACGTTGAGCCAGAAAAGGCTGATTGCGTTTCCGATATGAGATCAGGAAGCACTTTTTTCAATCTCGAAGATAGGACTTTTGAGATTATCTTATAACTCACGTTACACAGGCTGCTCGGGCGGAACTCTGTCATAGACGTGGGTCTATCCGTCTTTGGTATCAAGCAGATATTGGTATGATTCATGCGCTCATCTAGCTCTCCAGACGCAAAAAAGTCTTGTACGGTTTTAATGATATCCTTCCCTATCACCTTCCAGCACCTTTGATAGAAGAGGCTAGTCATACCGTCCGGTCCCGGTGCCTTCTCTGGGTTTCTCGCGAAGACCGCTTCTTTGATTTCAGCTTCTATAGGCGTTGCAGTCAAGGAAATATTCATATCATGGGTAACAGACGCGGTAATATACCGGAAAGCTTCTTCTCTGTCTCCTGGAACTGAAGCCCTAAAAAGATCAGTAAAATAGTCTGATGCCAGTTGCTCCAGTCCATCCTTGGTTTCTATCCAATTGCCCATAGAGTCTAGGAGTTTTGTAATCCGGTTACGTGCTCGGCGTTGCTTGGTCTTAGCGTGGAAAAATTTTGTATTTCGATCTCCTGCTCTTAGCCATAAGGCCCGACTTTCTTGTTTCCAGAACAATTCCTCTTCTCTATATGCTTCACAGAGCTTCCATTACAATTCCAGTTCTTCCTCGCTTGAAACATTATCGTCATTTTTGGCTTGTTTGAGTTGTTGCTTCAAACTCTCTATCAGCTTTAGGTTGTTTGATGGATTCCGTCTCTTCCATCAAGAGATAGTTGTACGACATTTGCTGATCTTATCAAAGAGCCGAACAGGCTGGCTGGTTTCATGATTCTCCCATCCTTGTTTGACTGTCTCTAAAAACCCCTCCTTCCCAAGCCACCTTCTATCTAACTTAAATCCTCTCCTTCCTAtcgtttcttttgtttttatacGGACTAAGATCGGTCTATGATCTGATCCCCCATCTCAAGAGGTACTCCACATCAGTGTGGGAAAAAATATGATGCCAATCCTTGTTCCCCACAGCTCGGTCTAGACGGCAATGGACCCTCCCGGATCTTGTTCTACCTGCCCATGAAAGCCAGTTTCCAGTGTGTGGGAACTCTATCATACCACATGTCGCCAGCATATTTTTAAAAGCAAGGAAAGACGAGTCAGAACGTTTCCTCCCACCTTTCTTCTCTAAGTTACTGGTAATCTCATTAAAGTCTCCCAGCATGAGCCATGCTCATGATCTTTTTAGGCTGATTTTCATTAGTCTCTCCCACACCATCTTGCGGTATTCAACAACTGGATCACCATACACAAAGGTCATAAAAACCTTATGTCCTTCAATTTTCACTGCAATATCGATCATTCTTGCATTTGAAAACTCAATGCTCACTTCAGAATCATCCATATAGAACAAAGCAAGTCCACCGCTTCGCCCTAATGGCTCCACTGTGAACAAATTATCATAACCAAATTCAAATTTAAAGTattgcaaaaaataaaaattattcttagtttcagaaagaaaaggaaaacgAGGTTTAAAGCATTGATGCAACTCCCGAAGATATTGCTTTGTCAGGTACGCACCAGCCCTCTGACAGTTCCAAGCTATTGCATTCATATATGAGTACTAGATGGTTTCTGGGACACCATCGAACCTGCTTTTGTTACTGGTTTCCTGCTTTTGTTCGCAGAAGGGTACACCTCATGGCGAGGGAGTTTTGTTGCGTTCCTGTTCTGGAATAGAGCTTCTCGGGGTGGCTTTAGCTGTTTTGGCTTTGGAGACAGCCTCCCTCGGTTTTTCGAGTTTCTGTGAGGCTGCTACACCCCTGAGGTCAGGGGGCTTCTCGAtcctttcttcttcctcaaaGACATGGCATATGAAGCTTCATTCTTCTCTTTTGGATCTTTGATACCAGCTTTGTGAGTCTTTCCCTAAATTAACGTAGATGAGCTCGGCTTTGATGACTCtttgttcttcagggtattctGGGAGAGACGAGCTATGGCTTCAATCTGGCCATCCTCCTTTTCAGCTTCTTCTGTATTCTCATTTTCTAGACTTTCAAAATTCTCCAGGGTTTCAACATTCTCGTCCAAGAGATCATCATCCTCCACCATATCTGCATCCATATAAAGATCAGCATATTCATCAATACTTTTATTAAGTTCATTCTCCTCTCTCTCCACTTCTGAAGCTGTGGGCGACACCATATTGGTTTCCTTTTCCatgcttttttattttatcaagtCTGTACGCTCTCCCCCTAGTTCCTTAGGTGGGTTTTGTCCCAGAGACCCTACATGATTCTTCGAGCCCCTTTGGAGCTCTGAGCTGTCCTCTCGGGCTTGGGTCGGAGGGATCATTGTCGGGGGTACCTCTTTTCCAGATGAGGAGCCCAGGATATCCTTCCCTTTCAAAGCTACATATCTTGCTGCGTCTGTGTTTTTGGTAAGCTCGATTCTTTTATTTCTCACATCCCTtacctcctctctctctctgtttctgaTAACTGGTCTCCATTCCATATTTTTTGGGGGGAGGGGAGCGAGAGTAGCGACCCCTGTAGTAGGAACTATGAGTCGAGCGTCTATAGTTATCAAAGATGGTTCGCTATGAGTCTGGAGATGATCTTCTCTTGCCATCTCCTTGTTCTGATTTGTTCCAAGAATCCACGGCTTTATGCTCCTGTCTCTTTTTATTGGGGTCCTTGATTCGCCACTCAGAGGATGAGGCTGTATCTCTGGTCCTCTCTTTGTATCCCACGTGAGAGCTATGCTGGTATGGGTGATATCTCTCCCGATTTATGCTCCTGTCTCTTTTTATTGGGGTCCTTGATTCGCCACTCAGAGGATGAGGCTGTATCTCTGGTCCTCTCTTTGTATCCCACGTGAGAGCTATGCTGGTATGGGAAACTCTGACGGATTAGGGTTATCCAGTCTGTTCCAGACATTCTTAGAGGGATAGTCTCTTCTTTCTTGGATCTTGCCACGCAAGTCACAAGAGTAGTCTTTATCATTGCTCCACTCTCTTCGTGATGAGCTAGATCTATGTATGTCTTTCCGAGGTTCCATTACTCCGGTATCTCGGTGGTAAGATTTTTTTCTCTGGGTCTTGTAGACTTTGTCGTTGAGGGAGTGAGAAGGCTTCCCGTGTTGCATGTTCTTCAAGTTCTTTCTGTTCGATTCTTAAGACGCGGTTGTGTTCTCTTTGTTCTTCATTAAGCTCAGGACAGGTCCCTTCTTCATGAGAGATACGTTTGCACGTGAAGCAATGACGATGGAGGTCCTCATATTTGATTGGAACTTTCACCACATCTCCATTGTCAAAACCGACCTTACATTCGAACTTT comes from the Brassica rapa cultivar Chiifu-401-42 chromosome A01, CAAS_Brap_v3.01, whole genome shotgun sequence genome and includes:
- the LOC103829604 gene encoding uncharacterized protein LOC103829604, coding for MSKAYDRVEWSFLEILMGKMGFDPRWIHLIMRCVSSVSYQVLINGEAKGSITPSRGLRQGDPLSPFLFILCTDVLISQIKQAEQENKFTGMIIARACPAVSHLLFADDSLFFCKAEVEDCKELMHLIEVYGQASGQQLNKAKSSVLFGSKVVASLKTDLKRSLAINQEGDMGMYLGLPEKICGSKKHVFSFVQERLNDRANSWSSKLLSKGGKEVQIKSIAQAVPTYVMSCYLLPRGITQKLTSAGHYYRHCNPMSVDNASNPSYGWKSLLASRPILQQGLRKKIGNGYDTNVWEDLWLPTMPTRAASGNDNHRDPDLRVHHLIDFNSQTWNMEMLNEFVDNADIPIISSIRISRTGRKDSFCWDFSKSGLYTVKMGYNVARDLRLKQASPPMLEPSTTGLKKTVWKTQAQRKLEHLLWQAVSGYIATSGQLKARHCTRDSSCVRCGAEYEPINHTLFECPPAFQA
- the LOC103829594 gene encoding uncharacterized protein LOC103829594; protein product: MHTTSKEAECWRIAQSAEEILETDLGFEVMDTSGPPQRNAQARWRCQVDASWINERDITGIGFVLMDVDFPMLYGARTNICTKSPLQAEAEGLLWAMPIYAPNHHCRRKLKKEDWPALALELDEIQALSKEFSEIYVAYIPRSLNFRADSFAKGARSCASDTAFVNPFAPSWLAPQAKLRVTN